In Larimichthys crocea isolate SSNF chromosome VI, L_crocea_2.0, whole genome shotgun sequence, one genomic interval encodes:
- the zc3h11a gene encoding zinc finger CCCH domain-containing protein 11A isoform X1, with the protein MTNHGDDCYFFYYSTCTKGDSCPFRHCEAAMGNETVCNLWQEGRCFRSVCKFRHMEITKNRKEIRCYWENQAAGCQKPHCAFFHEKPRYIDGMFVPPDKSVSKNEDQLHEEPAPPPPAPLPTAANPQLRGVIKTEAQEPVPSPTHPPVVINPADDDEDEDDQFSEEGEDGKVGPSPRKLSKSGDSLNFGVSTLEEIRLRKALKASMKRAGYPIQSADSSTNREKENIRSLFQPPLFEARDGPLVFEETVRPRGSVAERLGRKMPNNDVTMGEGVPLKRSLAERLGRVMDEEEPLMPPQKALKPVRERLGLSAGPAALIQSVPTAEASTESKRAPEQIRIKTLEEIKQEKAAKSQLKEGPSVMAPEINNSNIKKGIKRAITIKNDSVGHIKTFSEVLHAKKRRQEEQNHSPKKKQSVEKAPGKNQGEYDTAGPGPETTNIAGVRVKTLEEIRREKAARLHAQQAVEAENKKSSDTEENGAQKARLLRIKKPDAQAGSTTTEKSSEGTEKPLKAETSVANGDCVKVKTFEEIMQEKRLRKQEMEEQAKGSPQAESCHKQTAGGTLKRKVPARVSLTPPGSSSPSSTTPAPNITLSTQKVPVRKLIPFKPKAAPPLNSNTTRSTRGTAAVTSVPVKQSFSPPEADPESRSQSPSSSREVPDKNTRNSTALPPAKQTRAAPQGPSVESPTTEKQANNNHKTSPEHTTDTKVRPKLNVKPSVMVKPGQKRRGAERSAVAAVKPLNSASTVPEEPLQEKTCRDRQVFPSSSAEAQLSSAVPRSPSTLLDLGSSSSPLREDLQTVPVFKQSLNQETKPVSVAAAREACTVPQSPVLKTPTQPKSRRTSVAASRTASTSSAAASTSAVDDFEELINEFTDDHLEDEDVDPGIGEDDLLQELSEMIDS; encoded by the exons ATGACCAACCATGGAGATGACTGCTACTTCTTTTACTATTCCACCTGCACTAAA GGAGACAGCTGCCCCTTCAGACACTGTGAGGCAGCTATGGGCAATGAGACTGTCTGCAACCTCTGGCAGGAGGGACGCTGCTTCCGTTCTGTCTGCAAATTTCGCCACATGGAAATAACA AAAAACCGTAAGGAGATACGCTGTTACTGGGAGAACCAAGCAGCTGGCTGCCAGAAGCCACACTGTGCCTTCTTCCATGAAAAGCCCCGCTACATCGATGGCATGTTTGTCCCACCTGATAAAA GTGTGAGCAAGAATGAGGACCAGCTGCATGAAGAGCCGGCTCCCCCACCACCTGCCCCTCTCCCAACGGCGGCTAATCCCCAGCTCAGAGGTGTCATCAAGACAGAAGCTCAGGAGCCGGTACCGagccccacccacccaccagtGGTGATTAATCCAGCAGATGATGACGAAGATGAAGATG ACCAGTTCTCCGAGGAGGGAGAGGATGGCAAGGTCGGCCCCTCCCCTAGAAAACTATCCAAATCAG GTGACTCCCTGAACTTTGGAGTGAGCACCCTGGAAGAGATCCGGCTGAGGAAAGCTCTGAAGGCCAGCATGAAGAGAGCTGGTTACCCCATCCAGAGCGCTGACAGCTCGaccaacagagagaaagaaaacatccgGTCACTTTTTCAACCGCCTCTGTTCGAGGCAAGAGACG GCCCACTTGTCTTTGAAGAAACTGTGAGACCAAGAGGCAGCGTGGCTGAAAGGCTTGGAAGGAAGATGCCCAACAATG ATGTAACAATGGGAGAAGGTGTCCCCCTGAAAAGGAGTCTGGCTGAGCGTCTGGGCAGAGTTATGGACGAGGAAGAGCCATTAATGCCCCCTCAGAAAG ctttaaagccTGTTAGGGAAAGACTAGGCCTGTCTGCTGGCCCTGCTGCACTCATCCAATcag TCCCAACAGCTGAGGCCAGCACAGAGTCAAAGAGGGCTCCTGAGCAGATCCGCATTAAAACTCTGGAGGAGATCAAACAGGAGAAAGCAGCAAAGTCTCAGTTGAAAGAGGGCCCTTCAGTCATGGCTCCAGAAATCAACAATAGCAATATCAAAAAAGGCATCAAGAGAGCCATCACCATAAAAAATGACTCTGTTGGCCACATCAAGACGTTCTCTGAGGTTCTTCATGCTAAAAAAAGAAGGCAGGAGGAGCAGAACCACAGCCCAAAGAAGAAGCAGAGTGTGGAGAAAGCTCCAGGCAAGAACCAGGGAGAGTATGACACAGCCGGGCCTGGTCCTGAGACTACCAACATAGCTGGGGTTAGAGTGAAGACCCTGGAGGAGATCCgcagagagaaagcagcaagGCTTCATGCTCAGCAGGCCGTggaggctgaaaacaaaaagagctcTGATACTGAGGAGAACGGTGCTCAGAAAGCCCGCCTGCTGCGCATCAAGAAACCGGACGCTCAAG CAGGCAGCACCACAACAGAGAAGAGTTCTGAAGGGACAGAGAAGCCTCTGAAGGCTGAG ACCAGTGTTGCCAATGGAGACTGTGTCAAGGTCAAAACCTTCGAGGAGATTATGCAGGAGAAACGCCTCCGCAAGCAGGAAATGGAGGAGCAGGCCAAAGGCTCCCCTCAAGCAGAATCATGTCATAAACAGACAGCTGGAGGAACCCTGAAAAGGAAAGTTCCTGCTAGAGTCAGCCTTACACCACCAGGCTCTTCATCACCTTCCTCCACCACGCCGGCTCCCAACATTACCCTCTCCACCCAAAAGGTCCCTGTTCGTAAACTCATTCCTTTCAAGCCTAAGGCTGCTCCACCTCTCAACAGCAACACTACTCGTAGTACAAGAGGCACTGCTGCTGTTACCTCAGTCCCTGTGAAGCAGAGCTTTTCCCCACCGGAGGCAGACCCCGAGTCCCGCTCACAGAGCCCCAGCAGCTCGAGGGAGGTcccagacaaaaacacaagaaactcCACTGCACTGCCACCAGCTAAGCAGACCAGAGCAGCTCCTCAGGGTCCCTCTGTGGAGTCCCCTACCACCGAAAAACAAGCGAACAACAATCACAAGACATCCCCAGAACACACTACAGACACCAAAG TGAGGCCCAAGCTGAATGTGAAGCCCTCTGTCATGGTGAAACCGGGCCagaagaggaggggggctgAGCGATCTGCTGTCGCTGCTGTGAAACCTCTGAACAGTGCCTCCACAGTGCCGGAGGAGCCACTGCAGGAGAAaacatgcagagacagacag GTTTTCCCGTCTTCCAGTGCAGAGGCTCAGCTGAGCTCTGCAGTTCCCCGTAGTCCCAGCACCTTGTTGGACTTGGGCTCCAGCTCCAGCCCACTGAGAGAGGACCTCCAGACTGTCCCGGTTTTCAAACAGAGTCTGAATCAAGAAACCAAGCCTGTCAGTGTTGCTGCTGCTAGAGAGGCCTGCACCGTCCCCCAAAG CCCAGTCCTGAAGACTCCCACTCAGCCCAAGTCACGGAGAACGAGCGTAGCTGCTTCACGCaccgcctccacctccagcgCCGCCGCCTCCACCTCAGCTGTGGATGACTTCGAGGAGCTGATAAATGAATTCACCGACGACCATCTGGAAGATGAAGATGTGGACCCCGGCATCGGAGAGGACGACCTGCTGCAGGAGCTGTCAGAAATGATCGACAGCTGA
- the zc3h11a gene encoding zinc finger CCCH domain-containing protein 11A isoform X2 codes for MTNHGDDCYFFYYSTCTKGDSCPFRHCEAAMGNETVCNLWQEGRCFRSVCKFRHMEITKNRKEIRCYWENQAAGCQKPHCAFFHEKPRYIDGMFVPPDKSVSKNEDQLHEEPAPPPPAPLPTAANPQLRGVIKTEAQEPVPSPTHPPVVINPADDDEDEDDQFSEEGEDGKVGPSPRKLSKSGDSLNFGVSTLEEIRLRKALKASMKRAGYPIQSADSSTNREKENIRSLFQPPLFEARDGPLVFEETVRPRGSVAERLGRKMPNNDVTMGEGVPLKRSLAERLGRVMDEEEPLMPPQKALKPVRERLGLSAGPAALIQSVPTAEASTESKRAPEQIRIKTLEEIKQEKAAKSQLKEGPSVMAPEINNSNIKKGIKRAITIKNDSVGHIKTFSEVLHAKKRRQEEQNHSPKKKQSVEKAPGKNQGEYDTAGPGPETTNIAGVRVKTLEEIRREKAARLHAQQAVEAENKKSSDTEENGAQKARLLRIKKPDAQGSTTTEKSSEGTEKPLKAETSVANGDCVKVKTFEEIMQEKRLRKQEMEEQAKGSPQAESCHKQTAGGTLKRKVPARVSLTPPGSSSPSSTTPAPNITLSTQKVPVRKLIPFKPKAAPPLNSNTTRSTRGTAAVTSVPVKQSFSPPEADPESRSQSPSSSREVPDKNTRNSTALPPAKQTRAAPQGPSVESPTTEKQANNNHKTSPEHTTDTKVRPKLNVKPSVMVKPGQKRRGAERSAVAAVKPLNSASTVPEEPLQEKTCRDRQVFPSSSAEAQLSSAVPRSPSTLLDLGSSSSPLREDLQTVPVFKQSLNQETKPVSVAAAREACTVPQSPVLKTPTQPKSRRTSVAASRTASTSSAAASTSAVDDFEELINEFTDDHLEDEDVDPGIGEDDLLQELSEMIDS; via the exons ATGACCAACCATGGAGATGACTGCTACTTCTTTTACTATTCCACCTGCACTAAA GGAGACAGCTGCCCCTTCAGACACTGTGAGGCAGCTATGGGCAATGAGACTGTCTGCAACCTCTGGCAGGAGGGACGCTGCTTCCGTTCTGTCTGCAAATTTCGCCACATGGAAATAACA AAAAACCGTAAGGAGATACGCTGTTACTGGGAGAACCAAGCAGCTGGCTGCCAGAAGCCACACTGTGCCTTCTTCCATGAAAAGCCCCGCTACATCGATGGCATGTTTGTCCCACCTGATAAAA GTGTGAGCAAGAATGAGGACCAGCTGCATGAAGAGCCGGCTCCCCCACCACCTGCCCCTCTCCCAACGGCGGCTAATCCCCAGCTCAGAGGTGTCATCAAGACAGAAGCTCAGGAGCCGGTACCGagccccacccacccaccagtGGTGATTAATCCAGCAGATGATGACGAAGATGAAGATG ACCAGTTCTCCGAGGAGGGAGAGGATGGCAAGGTCGGCCCCTCCCCTAGAAAACTATCCAAATCAG GTGACTCCCTGAACTTTGGAGTGAGCACCCTGGAAGAGATCCGGCTGAGGAAAGCTCTGAAGGCCAGCATGAAGAGAGCTGGTTACCCCATCCAGAGCGCTGACAGCTCGaccaacagagagaaagaaaacatccgGTCACTTTTTCAACCGCCTCTGTTCGAGGCAAGAGACG GCCCACTTGTCTTTGAAGAAACTGTGAGACCAAGAGGCAGCGTGGCTGAAAGGCTTGGAAGGAAGATGCCCAACAATG ATGTAACAATGGGAGAAGGTGTCCCCCTGAAAAGGAGTCTGGCTGAGCGTCTGGGCAGAGTTATGGACGAGGAAGAGCCATTAATGCCCCCTCAGAAAG ctttaaagccTGTTAGGGAAAGACTAGGCCTGTCTGCTGGCCCTGCTGCACTCATCCAATcag TCCCAACAGCTGAGGCCAGCACAGAGTCAAAGAGGGCTCCTGAGCAGATCCGCATTAAAACTCTGGAGGAGATCAAACAGGAGAAAGCAGCAAAGTCTCAGTTGAAAGAGGGCCCTTCAGTCATGGCTCCAGAAATCAACAATAGCAATATCAAAAAAGGCATCAAGAGAGCCATCACCATAAAAAATGACTCTGTTGGCCACATCAAGACGTTCTCTGAGGTTCTTCATGCTAAAAAAAGAAGGCAGGAGGAGCAGAACCACAGCCCAAAGAAGAAGCAGAGTGTGGAGAAAGCTCCAGGCAAGAACCAGGGAGAGTATGACACAGCCGGGCCTGGTCCTGAGACTACCAACATAGCTGGGGTTAGAGTGAAGACCCTGGAGGAGATCCgcagagagaaagcagcaagGCTTCATGCTCAGCAGGCCGTggaggctgaaaacaaaaagagctcTGATACTGAGGAGAACGGTGCTCAGAAAGCCCGCCTGCTGCGCATCAAGAAACCGGACGCTCAAG GCAGCACCACAACAGAGAAGAGTTCTGAAGGGACAGAGAAGCCTCTGAAGGCTGAG ACCAGTGTTGCCAATGGAGACTGTGTCAAGGTCAAAACCTTCGAGGAGATTATGCAGGAGAAACGCCTCCGCAAGCAGGAAATGGAGGAGCAGGCCAAAGGCTCCCCTCAAGCAGAATCATGTCATAAACAGACAGCTGGAGGAACCCTGAAAAGGAAAGTTCCTGCTAGAGTCAGCCTTACACCACCAGGCTCTTCATCACCTTCCTCCACCACGCCGGCTCCCAACATTACCCTCTCCACCCAAAAGGTCCCTGTTCGTAAACTCATTCCTTTCAAGCCTAAGGCTGCTCCACCTCTCAACAGCAACACTACTCGTAGTACAAGAGGCACTGCTGCTGTTACCTCAGTCCCTGTGAAGCAGAGCTTTTCCCCACCGGAGGCAGACCCCGAGTCCCGCTCACAGAGCCCCAGCAGCTCGAGGGAGGTcccagacaaaaacacaagaaactcCACTGCACTGCCACCAGCTAAGCAGACCAGAGCAGCTCCTCAGGGTCCCTCTGTGGAGTCCCCTACCACCGAAAAACAAGCGAACAACAATCACAAGACATCCCCAGAACACACTACAGACACCAAAG TGAGGCCCAAGCTGAATGTGAAGCCCTCTGTCATGGTGAAACCGGGCCagaagaggaggggggctgAGCGATCTGCTGTCGCTGCTGTGAAACCTCTGAACAGTGCCTCCACAGTGCCGGAGGAGCCACTGCAGGAGAAaacatgcagagacagacag GTTTTCCCGTCTTCCAGTGCAGAGGCTCAGCTGAGCTCTGCAGTTCCCCGTAGTCCCAGCACCTTGTTGGACTTGGGCTCCAGCTCCAGCCCACTGAGAGAGGACCTCCAGACTGTCCCGGTTTTCAAACAGAGTCTGAATCAAGAAACCAAGCCTGTCAGTGTTGCTGCTGCTAGAGAGGCCTGCACCGTCCCCCAAAG CCCAGTCCTGAAGACTCCCACTCAGCCCAAGTCACGGAGAACGAGCGTAGCTGCTTCACGCaccgcctccacctccagcgCCGCCGCCTCCACCTCAGCTGTGGATGACTTCGAGGAGCTGATAAATGAATTCACCGACGACCATCTGGAAGATGAAGATGTGGACCCCGGCATCGGAGAGGACGACCTGCTGCAGGAGCTGTCAGAAATGATCGACAGCTGA